Proteins encoded by one window of Lathyrus oleraceus cultivar Zhongwan6 chromosome 1, CAAS_Psat_ZW6_1.0, whole genome shotgun sequence:
- the LOC127119484 gene encoding uncharacterized protein LOC127119484 produces the protein MMSVQVIVEGSMNSSNPYFSSSWRRSFTGGFILDMSVHFIAGLRMLVGCEVVSVSAMTSHVDLILPPPDNLSSVFHLENGCSGVFVMVVSSRSPKILWRVVGTNETLQIERGFQGQHGYLVSLYDANGQCKSSFFPFSGVTEELKAFFNDVSENTLKKGSQFVLEHRLSFVEGARDVALLEAMLEFGSRQGKQVQVKKF, from the exons ATGATGAGTGTCCAAGTTATTGTAGAAGGATCAATGAACAGTTCAAACCCATACTTTTCAAGTTCTTGGAGACGCAGTTTTACT GGAGGCTTTATTCTCGATATGAGTGTGCATTTCATTGCGGGGTTAAGAATG CTTGTTGGGTGTGAGGTAGTTTCAGTTTCAGCTATGACATCGCATGTGGATTTGATCTTACCACCACCAGATAATTTATCATCTGTCTT TCATTTGGAGAATGGATGCTCAGGAGTATTTGTAATGGTTGTCTCCTCCAGATCCCCCAAG ATCTTGTGGCGAGTTGTTGGCACGAATGAAACCCTTCAAATTGAGCGAGGATTCCAAGGACAACACGGATACCTG GTTTCATTATATGATGCTAATGGACAATGCAAAAGCTCATTTTTCCCATTCAGTGGAGTAACTGAAGAATTAAAAGCTTTTTTTAATGATGTTTCTGAAAACACCCTCAAG AAGGGTAGTCAGTTTGTACTCGAGCACCGCCTCTCTTTTGTCGAGGGTGCGAGAGACGTTGCTCTTTTAGAGGCAATGCTTGAATTTGGATCAAGGCAGGGCAAGCAAGTTCAAGTGAAAAAGTTTTGA